GCGGTCGACGAGGGCGAATACACCTACTTCGTTCGCGAGGACACGCGGCTCCCGATGGTGTATATGTCCGATGCGATCGATGCTCTCATCGATCTCGCGGAGGCGGACGAATCTGACCTGCGGTTTCAGTGCGAGTACAACATCTCCGCGCTGAGTTTCACGGCGGGCGAGTTGAGCGAGCGGATCGAAGAGCGGGTCGGGCGGTTCGACGCCCGGTACGAACCCGACGGACGACAATCGATCGCAGACTCGTGGCCGAGCACGCTCGACGACACGGCCGCACGGTCCGACTGGGGTTGGTCGGCCGAGTACGACCTCGATAGGGTTGTGGACGAGATGGTCCGTACCCTCCAGCGAGGCGCCCCATGAGCGCGACCGTGGCCGGAGTCCGGACGGACCGGCCGTGCGTCCGCGAGAGGTCGGCAGTGAGCCCTCCGTATCGGGACGACACGCAGAGTCCCCTCACGGAGTCGAGGACGGAGCGACCGACAGGAAAGATGGCAACCGAAACAACCGGACGAGGGAACGTATGACACGAGAAACGACTGCGTACCTGCGCGAAAAATACGAGAAGATGGACGAACGAGGCGAAACGTGGCCGCTCAAACAACTGGAGACGGCGTCTCAAGCCAGGCCGATCGTCGAAGGCCGAGAGGTGATTATGCTCGCCTCGAACAACTACCTCGACCTGGCGAACGACGATCGTCTCCGCGAGGCGGCCGTGGACGCGATCGAGAGGTTCGGCGTCGGTGCGGGTTCCGACTGGTCGATCGCGGGGTACACCGAACTCCAGGACGAACTCCACGACGCCATCGCCGAGTTCAAAGGAACCGAGGGGGGACTGTCGTATCAAACCGGATTCGCGGTGAACGCTGGGCTCCTTCCACAGTTGCTCGACGAGGGCGACGTGTACGTCTCCGACGAATACAACCACGGGAGCATCATCGACGGGGTTCGACTTTCGCCCGCTGATTCTCTCGTCTACGAACACTCGGATATGTCCGATCTCGAACGGGTCCTGCGGTCGGCACGCAGCGAATACGACCGGATCATCGTGGTGACTGACGGCGTCTTCTCGATGGACGGCGACGTGGCCAAGCTCGACGAGATCCACCGTCTCGCCGAGGAGTACCGAGCGATGACGTACGTCGACGACTGTCACGGCGAAGGGGTACTGGGCGATGGCCACGGGATCACGGGGGAATTCGGTCTCGAAGACGAGATCGACTTCCAGATGGGCAGTTTCTCGAAGGCCTGTGGCGGGTTCGGCGGAATGCTCGCGGGGGATCGACACGTCGTCGATTTCGCGTACAACACGTCGAGGACCTGGCTGCTGAGCGCCGGGTATCCGCCCGCCGTCGCGGCCGCAAACAAGCGCGCGCTCGAAATCATCGACGAAGAACCCGGACGCGTCCGGGACCTGTGGCGCAAACGCGAGTACTTCCAGTCGGAACTGGTGGATCTGGGGTTCGACACCGGGGAGAGCGAGACGCCCATTATCTCAGTGATGATCGGAGACAGCAACACGGCCAAAGCGTTCGCCGAACGTCTCTTCGAGCACGGCGTGTTCGCCCTCTCGATCGTCTATCCGATGGTCCCCCGCGGCGAGGCACGGATTCGGAATCAGATAAACGTCGGGCTCTCCGAGGCGGATCTCAACGAAGCCCTTCGCGTCTACGAGAAGGTCGGCCGAGAGCTCGACATCATCTGATCGAGCCAGGCTGATTCGATCGGTCGACGCCCTGGAGGAATTGACCGGAGGTGGGACTAAATCGAGGTGACGCGGGTGAACTCCTCGTCGAGCGCTTGGGCGTCTTCCGGCAGCAGCGCCACCACCAGG
This portion of the Halobellus litoreus genome encodes:
- a CDS encoding aminotransferase class I/II-fold pyridoxal phosphate-dependent enzyme, producing the protein MTRETTAYLREKYEKMDERGETWPLKQLETASQARPIVEGREVIMLASNNYLDLANDDRLREAAVDAIERFGVGAGSDWSIAGYTELQDELHDAIAEFKGTEGGLSYQTGFAVNAGLLPQLLDEGDVYVSDEYNHGSIIDGVRLSPADSLVYEHSDMSDLERVLRSARSEYDRIIVVTDGVFSMDGDVAKLDEIHRLAEEYRAMTYVDDCHGEGVLGDGHGITGEFGLEDEIDFQMGSFSKACGGFGGMLAGDRHVVDFAYNTSRTWLLSAGYPPAVAAANKRALEIIDEEPGRVRDLWRKREYFQSELVDLGFDTGESETPIISVMIGDSNTAKAFAERLFEHGVFALSIVYPMVPRGEARIRNQINVGLSEADLNEALRVYEKVGRELDII